In one window of Paraflavitalea soli DNA:
- a CDS encoding phosphocholine-specific phospholipase C, with protein MDSRREFLKKAALLSGGTAFFNTLPPVIQKALAINPAAGSTFYDAEHIVFLMQENRSFDHQLGMLQGVRGFNDPRAIQLPDNNPVWLQTNKTGDTYTPFHLNVKDTKVAWMGSLPHGWTDQTDAMNNGKYDKWLETKRARNKAFGDMPLTMGYCDRSDFPFYYSLADAFTVCDHNFCSSITGTHPNRHYWMTGTVRERNEAAAVAHLWNVSNYEYPELDWKTYPERLEENGISWKVYQNELTMGYGLKGEESAWLSNFGTNILEYFKQYNVRLHAGGIANLQTKKESILKQISELEKQTGDERNTQRLAAAKKVLERIEVAMTKFTPESYEKLSKELKALNEKAFSTNTNDPFFHELTSLKYNDNGTERTVNIPKGDIFHQFREDVKNGTLPTVSWLMSPANFSDHPGNPWYGSWYVSEAMEILLQNPEVWKKTIFILTYDENDGYFDHMAPYVVPNPYKEHTGKVSQGIDPKMDFVTKEQQTNPSANASGLREASIGLGYRVPMIIASPWSRGGFVNSEVFDHTSSLQFLENFLAKKFNKKIKEENITEWRRTICGDLTSVFRPYNGEKTESPVFLQRDPFIESIHQAQFKEMPANYRKLSAAEIEQVQANPLQTPLLPKQEKGVRAACALPYEAYTDGQFNKAKGQFELTFQAGNKVFGEKATGLPFRVYAVNAYENEKMRAWDYSVKAGDRLQDEWQVNQFDKGDYHLRVYAPNGFFREFKGNSNNPLVTITCMYEQTGNNKLTGNIVIKITNKDSKAHTVTIQDNHYKTGNKVKSLAAGATITIPVNLSSSFQWYDVSAVVKGYEHFEERFAGHVETGAVSKTDPLMGGVV; from the coding sequence ATGGATTCAAGAAGGGAGTTCCTGAAAAAAGCGGCCTTGCTGTCAGGCGGTACCGCTTTCTTTAATACGTTGCCACCTGTTATTCAAAAAGCCCTGGCCATTAATCCTGCTGCGGGCAGCACTTTTTATGATGCAGAACATATCGTTTTCCTGATGCAGGAAAACCGCTCTTTCGATCACCAGCTGGGTATGCTGCAAGGAGTAAGGGGCTTTAATGATCCCCGCGCTATTCAATTGCCCGATAACAACCCGGTATGGCTGCAAACCAATAAAACCGGCGACACGTATACACCCTTCCACCTCAATGTAAAAGATACGAAGGTAGCCTGGATGGGCTCGCTGCCCCATGGCTGGACAGACCAGACGGATGCTATGAACAATGGCAAGTATGACAAATGGCTGGAAACGAAAAGGGCCCGCAACAAGGCATTTGGCGATATGCCGTTGACAATGGGTTATTGCGACCGCTCGGATTTCCCTTTCTATTACTCGCTGGCTGATGCCTTTACGGTATGTGATCATAATTTCTGTTCCAGCATCACGGGTACGCATCCCAACCGGCACTATTGGATGACGGGTACAGTGAGAGAGCGTAATGAAGCTGCTGCGGTTGCGCATTTGTGGAATGTGAGCAACTATGAATATCCTGAACTGGACTGGAAAACCTACCCTGAGCGGCTGGAAGAAAACGGCATCTCCTGGAAAGTGTACCAGAATGAGCTCACGATGGGTTATGGCCTGAAGGGGGAAGAAAGCGCCTGGCTCAGCAATTTCGGCACGAATATCCTGGAATACTTCAAGCAGTACAATGTACGGTTACATGCCGGTGGTATTGCCAATCTGCAAACGAAGAAAGAGAGTATTCTGAAGCAGATCAGCGAGCTGGAAAAACAAACCGGCGACGAAAGGAATACGCAAAGACTGGCGGCTGCAAAAAAAGTACTGGAACGTATTGAAGTGGCGATGACGAAATTCACTCCTGAGAGTTATGAGAAGCTGTCAAAGGAGTTGAAAGCCCTGAACGAAAAAGCATTCAGCACGAATACGAATGATCCATTCTTCCATGAGCTCACTTCTTTAAAGTATAATGATAATGGTACAGAAAGAACGGTGAATATACCAAAAGGGGATATTTTCCACCAGTTCAGGGAAGATGTAAAAAATGGCACCCTGCCTACGGTAAGCTGGCTGATGTCGCCTGCGAATTTCTCCGACCACCCGGGCAATCCCTGGTATGGCTCCTGGTATGTGAGTGAGGCCATGGAAATACTGTTGCAGAATCCGGAAGTGTGGAAGAAAACGATCTTCATTTTAACCTATGATGAGAACGATGGCTACTTCGATCATATGGCGCCTTATGTGGTACCCAATCCCTATAAGGAACATACAGGTAAGGTATCGCAAGGTATCGATCCCAAAATGGACTTTGTAACGAAGGAGCAGCAAACAAATCCTTCGGCCAATGCCAGCGGACTGCGGGAAGCTTCTATCGGATTGGGCTACCGTGTACCCATGATCATTGCTTCGCCCTGGTCGAGGGGAGGCTTTGTAAATTCGGAAGTATTTGACCATACCTCCTCTTTGCAGTTCCTGGAGAATTTCCTGGCTAAGAAGTTCAACAAGAAAATAAAAGAAGAGAACATTACTGAATGGAGACGCACCATTTGCGGTGACCTTACTTCTGTGTTCCGGCCTTATAATGGTGAGAAAACAGAAAGCCCGGTCTTCCTGCAAAGAGATCCATTTATTGAAAGTATTCACCAGGCACAGTTCAAAGAAATGCCTGCCAATTACAGGAAGCTGTCTGCTGCTGAAATTGAGCAAGTGCAAGCCAATCCCTTGCAAACGCCGTTGTTGCCCAAACAGGAAAAAGGAGTGCGCGCAGCCTGTGCGCTTCCCTATGAAGCCTATACAGACGGACAATTCAATAAGGCAAAGGGGCAATTTGAATTGACCTTCCAGGCAGGTAATAAAGTTTTTGGAGAAAAAGCAACGGGGCTGCCTTTCCGGGTGTATGCGGTAAATGCTTATGAAAATGAAAAGATGCGTGCCTGGGATTATTCGGTGAAAGCAGGGGATCGCTTACAGGATGAATGGCAGGTCAATCAATTTGATAAAGGAGATTATCACCTCCGGGTGTATGCCCCTAATGGTTTTTTCCGGGAGTTCAAGGGCAATAGCAACAATCCGCTGGTGACGATCACCTGTATGTATGAGCAAACAGGTAACAATAAACTCACGGGTAATATCGTGATCAAGATAACCAATAAGGATAGCAAAGCGCATACGGTGACTATCCAGGACAACCATTACAAGACTGGGAATAAAGTAAAGTCGCTGGCTGCCGGCGCCACCATCACTATACCCGTTAACTTATCATCCTCTTTCCAGTGGTATGATGTAAGCGCTGTGGTAAAAGGATATGAACATTTTGAAGAACGCTTTGCCGGCCACGTAGAGACAGGCGCGGTTTCAAAAACCGATCCGCTGATGGGCGGGGTGGTGTAG
- a CDS encoding glycosyl hydrolase family 18 protein — MRIIHKRIVPLILQVIGVMVGIMLLQACKKDIADNPEFGPGDYPRIFYAQGNFPQAIIIDQGGSAKYGGLTYSPAGKVKISWKVNDEVKSNDTSFTFVPTTGGEYSIKLEVELNGLVSTRSSQVLVKPATYTRKNFNKVVMGYLSYDGLAADVKWPFITHLAAQLGKVSSDGVLDITKGNANQLADELVARGHIRGLPVLLTLFGRLSPVDGWALYESDDMGTALRDATRRAGLVTQVKNYITASRMDGVDVMMTDFNGSPNYSANLTALGLFVKELRTALPANAIITITAGAGWQHWEYPDLSPVDWVNVRAFEDGVHVGPGAPVGQASSLDFMKTAANIWAQFHVAPSKVVVGFPVFGLRYTDLDANGNCLSWGSYDYASYKSILAIDATADTKEFINSAKGIYYNGVPLIKQKADFIKASAYKGMYGWYIDGDAADTTKSLFRTAFRALN; from the coding sequence ATGCGTATCATACATAAAAGAATAGTCCCTTTGATCCTACAGGTTATTGGCGTTATGGTAGGTATCATGCTGCTGCAAGCCTGTAAGAAAGACATTGCCGATAATCCTGAATTCGGTCCCGGAGATTATCCACGTATCTTTTATGCCCAGGGTAATTTTCCCCAGGCCATCATCATCGATCAGGGTGGTTCTGCCAAATACGGCGGACTTACTTATTCTCCCGCCGGCAAGGTAAAGATCAGTTGGAAAGTGAATGATGAAGTAAAATCAAACGATACCAGTTTTACGTTTGTACCCACTACAGGCGGTGAATACAGCATCAAACTGGAAGTAGAACTCAATGGACTTGTTTCTACCCGTAGCTCGCAGGTGCTGGTGAAACCCGCTACTTATACGCGTAAGAACTTCAATAAGGTGGTGATGGGTTACCTCAGTTATGATGGCTTGGCTGCCGATGTAAAGTGGCCCTTTATTACACACCTGGCAGCGCAGCTCGGTAAGGTAAGTTCGGATGGAGTATTGGACATCACGAAGGGCAATGCCAACCAGTTGGCCGATGAGTTGGTGGCCAGGGGGCATATCCGGGGCCTACCCGTATTGCTTACCTTGTTTGGAAGACTGTCTCCCGTAGATGGCTGGGCCTTGTATGAAAGCGATGATATGGGTACAGCCCTCCGCGATGCTACCAGGCGCGCCGGACTGGTAACACAGGTAAAGAATTATATCACGGCCAGCCGCATGGATGGTGTGGATGTGATGATGACCGATTTCAATGGATCACCCAACTATAGTGCAAACCTTACGGCGTTGGGATTATTCGTAAAGGAACTGAGGACCGCTTTGCCGGCCAATGCGATCATTACCATTACCGCAGGCGCGGGATGGCAGCATTGGGAATACCCCGATCTTTCACCTGTAGACTGGGTAAATGTGCGGGCTTTTGAGGATGGGGTGCATGTAGGCCCAGGAGCACCCGTAGGGCAGGCTTCTTCGCTTGATTTTATGAAAACAGCTGCCAATATCTGGGCGCAGTTCCATGTAGCCCCTTCAAAAGTGGTAGTAGGATTTCCGGTGTTTGGACTGCGGTATACCGACCTCGATGCCAATGGCAATTGCCTCAGCTGGGGTTCCTATGATTATGCATCCTATAAAAGCATTCTGGCCATTGATGCTACCGCCGATACCAAAGAGTTTATCAATTCCGCCAAGGGCATTTATTACAATGGTGTTCCCTTGATCAAACAAAAGGCTGATTTTATTAAAGCCAGTGCTTATAAGGGTATGTATGGCTGGTACATCGACGGTGATGCTGCCGATACCACCAAATCATTATTCCGTACAGCCTTCAGGGCGTTGAATTAA
- a CDS encoding SPFH domain-containing protein, with protein sequence MGLFDFIKGEFIEVIDWVDDTSDTVIYKFPDKGNKIMNGAQLTVRESQVAVLMNEGEFGDVYIPGRHELSTKNMPITTTLKSWKYLFDSPFKVDVFFVSTKQFTNLKWGTSNPIIVRDPEFKQVRLRSFGTYTMRVIDPKKFIKEFAGTNPLVRIEGVSEQLRNTIVSKLTEGLAEAGISVLDLAANFTEIGEKLKPIFQTEFDAWGIELGKFYIENVTLPEEVEKMLDKTTQLNMLSDKLNQFNQMQGGIAIENLANNPGAAGTAGIGAGVILTNLLQQQQQPAANNNTPVTDPNEKQKLVDLLKQLGELKAQGILTEEEFNQKKAEILGKL encoded by the coding sequence ATGGGACTGTTTGATTTTATTAAAGGCGAGTTTATTGAGGTCATTGACTGGGTAGACGACACTAGTGATACGGTGATCTATAAGTTTCCCGACAAGGGCAATAAGATCATGAACGGAGCACAGCTTACGGTGCGGGAATCGCAGGTAGCGGTGTTGATGAATGAAGGTGAGTTTGGCGATGTGTATATTCCAGGGCGGCATGAGCTGAGCACAAAGAATATGCCCATTACGACTACGCTGAAGTCGTGGAAATACTTGTTTGATTCGCCTTTTAAGGTAGATGTGTTTTTTGTGAGCACCAAACAGTTTACCAACCTGAAGTGGGGCACTTCCAATCCGATAATCGTACGTGATCCTGAATTCAAGCAGGTAAGGCTGCGCTCCTTCGGTACTTATACCATGCGGGTGATCGACCCCAAGAAGTTTATCAAGGAATTTGCAGGCACCAATCCGCTGGTACGGATTGAGGGTGTTAGTGAGCAATTGAGGAATACGATCGTGAGTAAGCTGACGGAAGGGCTGGCAGAAGCCGGTATTTCGGTGCTTGATCTGGCAGCCAACTTCACGGAGATCGGAGAGAAACTGAAACCGATCTTCCAAACAGAATTTGACGCCTGGGGTATAGAACTGGGCAAATTCTATATAGAGAATGTAACGCTGCCGGAAGAGGTAGAGAAGATGCTGGACAAAACCACGCAGTTGAATATGTTGTCGGATAAGCTGAACCAGTTCAACCAAATGCAGGGGGGCATCGCCATTGAAAATCTGGCCAATAATCCAGGTGCCGCAGGCACAGCTGGTATTGGCGCCGGCGTGATCCTCACCAACCTGCTGCAACAGCAGCAACAGCCCGCTGCCAATAACAACACCCCTGTTACAGACCCCAATGAAAAACAAAAGTTGGTGGACCTGCTTAAACAATTGGGTGAATTAAAAGCGCAGGGTATTTTAACGGAAGAGGAATTCAACCAAAAGAAAGCAGAGATACTAGGCAAATTGTAA
- a CDS encoding glycosyl hydrolase family 18 protein encodes MKITHTILFLLLLSCTKTTAQKEPFMVGGYVPSWKDGATIDYSKLTHVFFSFVKANPDGSILAFTPEEQASFNTFKTRSAGKTRFISLGGGGDQTLPAMAATAAARDKFAAACVQFCIDNDLQGVDMDWEQIRDDANATNFEALMKVLSELLHARQLLLVATVAHGWGGEYYSAHALKYADWIQLMVYDQAGSWAASPYGNHATFQHVLDAVDFWKRKGYTKSSQMVIGLPFYGYKFKSDAGGLADQVPYNEIVNWFPFLGPDANEHNLVVFNGPALIKEKTSYAKRKGFKGVMIWEVTQDVPADQPKSLLKAIEEAAKE; translated from the coding sequence ATGAAGATCACCCATACAATACTATTCCTCCTCCTCCTGTCCTGTACCAAAACCACGGCGCAGAAGGAGCCCTTTATGGTCGGAGGATACGTGCCTTCCTGGAAGGATGGTGCTACCATCGACTACAGCAAGCTCACTCATGTATTTTTTTCTTTTGTGAAGGCCAATCCCGATGGCAGCATCCTGGCCTTCACCCCGGAAGAGCAGGCATCGTTTAATACCTTTAAGACCCGCTCGGCTGGTAAAACCCGCTTCATCAGCCTGGGTGGTGGTGGCGATCAAACCTTACCCGCAATGGCCGCTACAGCAGCTGCCCGCGATAAGTTTGCAGCCGCCTGTGTACAATTCTGTATAGACAACGACCTGCAGGGAGTGGATATGGACTGGGAACAGATCAGGGACGATGCCAATGCTACTAATTTTGAAGCGTTGATGAAAGTGCTGTCCGAATTATTGCATGCCCGGCAATTACTACTGGTGGCCACCGTGGCCCATGGATGGGGTGGAGAATATTATAGTGCACACGCATTGAAATATGCCGACTGGATACAACTCATGGTATATGACCAGGCAGGCTCCTGGGCTGCCAGTCCTTATGGCAACCATGCTACTTTCCAGCATGTGTTGGATGCCGTAGATTTTTGGAAGCGCAAGGGCTATACTAAATCTTCTCAAATGGTGATCGGGCTTCCTTTCTATGGCTATAAATTTAAGAGCGATGCCGGTGGCCTGGCCGACCAGGTGCCCTATAATGAAATTGTTAACTGGTTTCCTTTTCTGGGCCCTGATGCCAATGAACACAACCTGGTGGTGTTTAACGGGCCCGCCCTCATCAAAGAGAAAACCAGTTATGCCAAAAGAAAAGGCTTCAAAGGCGTAATGATCTGGGAAGTAACACAGGATGTACCCGCCGATCAGCCTAAGTCATTATTGAAAGCCATTGAAGAAGCTGCGAAAGAGTAG
- a CDS encoding choice-of-anchor tandem repeat GloVer-containing protein — MKKMYTIVYCLLVCISNNMAQGIYQFWGIADKGGNNDQGTLFTTKYDGTGIRAYDAFNVLTPGGQPYDEGLIAANNGKLYGMLANAGKRSWGILYEYDPVTYTYTKKIDFYDYGFREPEGTMVIHSGLLYGIIGGGGLTKGALFEYNPTSNVLTIKHIFQGPGISPEANITVAYHKIYGTTYAGGVDAGVIYSFDLETDVYTKLAEFPHALGYYRNGPLLEYQHKLYGTTVAGGELNDGILFSFDLNTNVLNKKADMASIGAGEASGGMVKFFNNGNKFYGGTREGGANNAGVIYEYDPLANQLTKKIDLSPAIGSYINGAMVVYDQKLYGLARSGASMGQGTLFRYDPVLNQYQPRLIFQREFSGAFPVGTLCLYNEKLYGFANEGGANNEGALIEYDPDINGYQRRIDLGSSNGHLPIGKLTYYSGKLYGVTKSGGNYNRGVIYSYDIATHTYSIRHHMTTATGNVEDQGGMILFNNRFYGVTHYDDGNEGVLYEFNPLNDQYTVKHYFVQETGIMPYGTPVYYNGKLYGTTSAGGDNLNGVLYEYDLASGIYSVKVTFGGAFGRWPASALTLHNGKMYGTAPAGGTDNLGTLFVYTPAGNGFQKLYDFTSAEGSYPRSAVVVFNNKLYGTTNRGGSLDDKGVLYSYDLGTGVYAKLHVFNAPGGKYPFANLALLNNKLYGITQAGGDVYDGGVVYEYDPVMNSYEEKSAFNVSNGFNPTYTQLTAVPALVAPGAPGSCIPGGSALINTTNNTSWVSFTDEEGYAVAEINANGNNLGNVTVQFYTHNGTTRKDAAGRLYLDRNISITVTNQPVTPVSVRFYIRKTEFESLKNTPASGLLNVSDITLFRNEAACSNEVGAKALPLTTTVTTWGLDYVYTAQVDHFSSFYFASKAYAALPVKLEYFKGITEPAANKLHWKASCTENTSFIVERSADGIHFSQVGIVQATVADCGNPFQFPDQDPPAGKAYYRLQMKESNGAVTYSSIIILDRAQGQSLTIQLTPNPVTGSNAIFSLYSPGTITLPVSIYDATGRLVMRAQWQLQKGSQTRMMDVQKLLPGVYQVVFQEGAAIKPIRFVRQ, encoded by the coding sequence ATGAAAAAAATGTACACGATCGTTTATTGCCTGCTGGTCTGCATCAGCAACAATATGGCCCAGGGCATTTACCAGTTCTGGGGTATTGCCGATAAGGGTGGCAACAATGACCAGGGCACCCTGTTTACCACCAAATATGATGGCACCGGTATCCGGGCATACGATGCTTTCAATGTGCTTACACCCGGTGGACAGCCTTATGATGAAGGATTGATCGCTGCAAACAACGGCAAGCTATATGGAATGCTGGCCAATGCGGGCAAACGGAGCTGGGGTATCCTCTATGAATACGATCCCGTGACCTATACGTATACCAAAAAGATCGACTTCTATGATTATGGCTTCCGTGAACCCGAGGGCACCATGGTGATCCACAGCGGTCTCCTGTATGGTATTATCGGCGGTGGAGGTCTTACAAAGGGGGCCTTGTTTGAATACAATCCCACCAGCAATGTGCTGACCATCAAACACATTTTTCAGGGTCCCGGCATTTCGCCCGAGGCCAACATCACGGTGGCCTATCATAAAATTTATGGTACTACCTACGCCGGAGGGGTAGATGCGGGTGTGATCTATAGCTTCGATCTGGAAACGGATGTATATACCAAGCTGGCCGAATTTCCCCATGCCCTGGGGTATTACCGCAATGGCCCCTTACTGGAATACCAACATAAATTATACGGTACAACGGTTGCCGGCGGCGAGTTGAATGACGGCATTTTATTCAGCTTCGATCTCAACACCAATGTGCTGAACAAGAAAGCCGATATGGCTTCCATCGGGGCCGGCGAGGCTTCAGGTGGCATGGTAAAGTTCTTCAACAATGGTAACAAATTCTACGGCGGTACACGCGAGGGCGGAGCTAACAATGCAGGCGTTATTTATGAATACGATCCCCTGGCCAATCAATTGACTAAAAAGATCGACCTCAGTCCAGCCATTGGCAGCTATATCAATGGCGCCATGGTAGTATATGATCAAAAACTGTATGGGCTTGCCCGTTCCGGGGCTTCTATGGGGCAGGGCACTTTGTTCAGGTACGATCCTGTGCTGAACCAATACCAGCCCCGGCTCATCTTCCAGCGGGAATTTTCCGGTGCTTTCCCCGTAGGTACTTTATGCCTGTACAATGAAAAATTGTATGGGTTTGCCAACGAAGGAGGGGCCAACAACGAGGGGGCACTCATTGAATACGATCCCGATATAAACGGCTATCAAAGGCGGATAGACCTGGGTTCCAGCAATGGCCATTTACCCATTGGCAAACTCACATATTATAGTGGCAAGCTCTATGGCGTTACAAAGTCCGGAGGCAATTACAACAGAGGGGTTATCTACTCCTATGATATCGCTACCCACACCTATTCCATCCGGCACCATATGACCACAGCTACCGGCAATGTGGAGGATCAGGGAGGAATGATACTCTTCAACAACAGGTTCTATGGCGTAACCCATTATGATGATGGCAATGAAGGCGTGTTATACGAATTCAATCCGCTCAATGATCAATATACCGTAAAGCATTATTTCGTACAGGAAACAGGCATCATGCCTTATGGAACACCCGTGTACTACAATGGCAAGCTGTATGGCACCACTTCAGCGGGAGGGGATAATCTCAATGGTGTGCTCTACGAATATGACCTCGCATCCGGCATCTACTCGGTAAAAGTAACCTTTGGCGGCGCCTTTGGTCGATGGCCCGCATCCGCACTCACCCTGCACAATGGAAAAATGTACGGCACTGCTCCCGCAGGAGGGACCGATAATTTAGGTACATTGTTTGTTTACACACCGGCTGGCAACGGTTTCCAGAAACTATACGATTTTACTTCAGCAGAGGGTAGTTATCCACGAAGTGCTGTGGTCGTGTTCAACAACAAGCTCTACGGTACTACCAACAGGGGTGGCTCGCTGGATGACAAAGGCGTATTGTATTCCTATGACCTTGGTACAGGTGTATATGCCAAATTACACGTGTTCAATGCTCCAGGAGGAAAATATCCCTTTGCAAACCTGGCCCTATTGAATAATAAACTGTATGGCATCACCCAGGCAGGCGGTGACGTATACGATGGCGGCGTGGTGTATGAATACGATCCGGTGATGAATAGTTATGAGGAGAAATCCGCTTTCAATGTAAGCAACGGTTTTAATCCAACCTACACCCAGCTTACAGCTGTGCCTGCACTTGTAGCACCCGGCGCTCCCGGTTCCTGCATACCCGGTGGGTCGGCGCTGATCAATACCACCAACAATACCAGTTGGGTGTCCTTTACCGATGAGGAAGGATATGCAGTAGCAGAGATCAATGCCAATGGCAATAACCTGGGCAATGTGACTGTTCAGTTCTATACCCACAATGGTACTACACGAAAAGATGCAGCCGGCCGGTTGTACCTGGATCGCAATATCAGCATTACTGTGACCAATCAACCGGTAACACCAGTGAGCGTTCGCTTTTACATACGCAAAACAGAATTTGAATCACTGAAGAATACTCCCGCATCGGGCCTCCTCAATGTAAGCGATATTACACTCTTCAGGAATGAAGCAGCCTGCTCCAACGAAGTGGGCGCAAAAGCTTTGCCATTGACGACTACCGTCACCACCTGGGGCCTGGATTATGTGTATACAGCACAGGTGGATCATTTTTCTTCTTTCTACTTTGCCAGTAAGGCTTACGCTGCCTTGCCGGTAAAGTTGGAATATTTTAAAGGGATCACTGAACCTGCTGCCAATAAGCTGCACTGGAAGGCTTCCTGCACCGAGAACACCAGCTTTATAGTAGAACGTAGTGCAGATGGCATCCACTTTAGCCAGGTAGGTATCGTACAGGCTACTGTGGCCGATTGCGGTAATCCTTTCCAGTTTCCCGATCAGGATCCTCCGGCAGGTAAAGCATATTATCGCCTGCAAATGAAGGAAAGCAATGGAGCTGTTACTTATTCCTCCATTATTATATTGGATCGTGCGCAGGGTCAATCCTTGACCATACAATTGACGCCCAATCCCGTAACAGGTTCCAACGCCATCTTTAGCCTGTATTCACCTGGCACTATAACCTTGCCTGTATCCATCTATGATGCCACCGGCAGACTGGTGATGCGTGCGCAATGGCAGTTGCAGAAAGGTAGCCAGACCAGAATGATGGATGTGCAAAAACTGCTGCCAGGTGTATACCAGGTGGTATTCCAGGAAGGAGCAGCAATAAAGCCCATCCGTTTTGTACGGCAATAA
- a CDS encoding SusD/RagB family nutrient-binding outer membrane lipoprotein, with protein MKKYICFLGFAVMLVTSCKKFGDINTDPTKSANLDPAIQLGYAQQKFSGDLNVQERLNVILAMPLVGQIGGAWANQYGQFYVKQERYASLLWEDNYVNEIKNILDAEERTRHNEAAINLNAMCRVMKVYLFARITDLYGDVPYTEASGAYSKGKSAPKYDKQEDIYTDFFKQLDTAAANFNVGKDVVNNDAFYKGSVSKWKKFTASLRLRLALRLAKRNPTKAKEEVQKAYTAGVINTAEDNCMLRHDNVQNDYTDLRGNGISAALNQGDLIGYRMTSTFITHLQNTNDPRLYVLARNYLDKPFKPFERVDITEQVKAQVGSFGVKPADFIWDNWQNTIYINTPDAQNVPVSNNEQFIQVANWLIAPNAPFLHMGYAETELLLADASIRFNIQLGVAAVEHYKNGMAAACRQLTIYPGAPAINDAAINQFVADNALAPGKELQQINTQLWVAYFLNGPEAYANLRRSGFPVLPSGYKSGYSDATQMPRRLEYPISEKSLNATNAGDAITRMGGKDDWNNRVWWDMP; from the coding sequence ATGAAAAAATATATCTGTTTTCTGGGTTTTGCAGTGATGCTGGTGACATCCTGTAAAAAATTTGGAGACATTAATACAGACCCTACCAAGTCTGCCAACCTCGATCCTGCTATTCAGCTGGGCTATGCCCAACAAAAATTTTCCGGTGATCTCAATGTGCAGGAAAGGCTCAACGTGATCCTTGCCATGCCCCTGGTAGGACAAATAGGCGGCGCCTGGGCCAACCAGTATGGCCAGTTTTATGTGAAGCAGGAACGCTATGCTTCCCTCCTGTGGGAAGATAACTATGTAAATGAAATAAAGAATATACTGGATGCCGAAGAGCGCACCCGCCACAATGAGGCTGCCATCAACCTCAATGCCATGTGCCGCGTAATGAAGGTGTATCTTTTTGCGCGTATAACCGACTTGTATGGCGATGTGCCCTATACAGAAGCTTCCGGCGCTTATTCAAAAGGAAAATCTGCTCCCAAATACGATAAGCAGGAAGATATTTATACCGACTTTTTTAAGCAGCTTGATACGGCGGCTGCTAATTTCAATGTAGGCAAGGATGTGGTCAACAACGATGCCTTTTACAAAGGCAGCGTGTCTAAATGGAAAAAGTTCACCGCCTCCCTGCGGTTGAGGTTGGCCCTGCGCCTGGCCAAGCGCAACCCCACCAAAGCAAAAGAGGAAGTACAAAAGGCTTACACAGCAGGAGTGATAAATACTGCTGAAGACAATTGTATGTTGCGCCACGACAATGTACAGAATGATTATACTGATCTGCGGGGCAACGGTATATCCGCAGCACTCAACCAGGGCGACCTCATCGGTTATAGGATGACCAGCACCTTTATTACCCATTTGCAAAACACCAATGATCCGCGTTTATATGTATTGGCCCGTAATTACCTCGACAAGCCATTCAAGCCCTTCGAGCGTGTTGATATTACGGAGCAGGTAAAAGCACAGGTTGGCTCCTTTGGGGTGAAACCGGCAGATTTTATTTGGGACAACTGGCAGAATACCATTTATATCAATACCCCCGATGCGCAGAATGTACCCGTTTCCAACAACGAACAGTTTATACAGGTAGCCAACTGGCTGATAGCGCCCAATGCCCCCTTCCTGCATATGGGCTATGCGGAAACCGAATTGTTGCTGGCAGATGCTTCCATCCGGTTCAATATCCAGTTGGGCGTGGCTGCAGTGGAGCACTACAAAAATGGCATGGCGGCTGCCTGCCGTCAGTTGACCATTTATCCCGGCGCTCCGGCCATCAATGATGCGGCCATCAACCAGTTCGTAGCCGATAATGCCCTGGCGCCAGGCAAAGAGTTACAACAGATCAATACACAATTGTGGGTAGCCTATTTTTTGAATGGCCCCGAAGCATATGCCAATCTCAGAAGGAGTGGGTTTCCTGTATTGCCATCTGGTTATAAAAGTGGTTATTCCGACGCCACCCAGATGCCCAGGCGTTTGGAATACCCCATATCTGAAAAGTCACTCAATGCTACCAATGCAGGCGATGCTATTACGCGTATGGGTGGCAAAGACGATTGGAACAACAGGGTTTGGTGGGATATGCCATAA